The Anopheles coluzzii chromosome 2, AcolN3, whole genome shotgun sequence genome window below encodes:
- the LOC120948564 gene encoding protein ultraspiracle homolog isoform X2: protein MHRAPVVIMLKKEKPMLSVAAIIQAQGRWDRSLAGLAGFDAALVGHMGPLSPPDLKPDLKPDISLLNGSGGGPFSPGNNCGPGSPGSGGFNSVVLQQQNALVVGGALGNGTGQQNLLVGGGSQQQQQQQQQGSNGGGGGSGPNTPSNITQQYPPNHPLSGSKHLCSICGDRASGKHYGVYSCEGCKGFFKRTVRKDLSYACREDKNCTIDKRQRNRCQYCRYQKCLACGMKREAVQEERQRSSKFSMKSEEINSTSSVRDVVVDRFLEAEQIGEQKSGDNAIPYLRVGQNSMIPSEYKGAVSHLCQMVNKQIYQLIEFARRLPNFSNLPREDQVTLLRSGWNEMLIASVAWRSMEYIETERPPDGRNDGRVTIRQPQLMCLGPNFTLHRNSAQQAGVDSLFDRILCELAIKMKRLDVNRAELGILKAIILFNSDIRGLKCRKEIDQMREKIYACLDEYCKTQHPSEDGRFAQLLLRLPALRSISLKCIDHLNFLRLLGDKQLDNFIIEMLDTPL from the exons GTTTTGATGCAGCGCTGGTCGGTCACATGGGCCCGCTGTCACCGCCCGATCTGAAGCCCGACCTGAAGCCGGACATTTCGCTGCTGAACGGAAGTGGCGGTGGACCGTTCTCGCCCGGCAACAACTGTGGCCCGGGCAGCCCGGGCAGTGGCGGCTTCAACTCGGTCGTCCTGCAGCAACAGAATGCGCTCGTTGTGGGTGGGGCACTCGGAAATGGGACGGGACAGCAGAATCTGCTCGTTGGAGGTGGttcccagcaacagcagcagcagcagcagcagggaagcAATGGAGGTGGAGGTGGCAGTGGACCGAACACTCCCTCCAACATCACGCAGCAGTACCCGCCCAACCATCCGCTCAGCGGCTCGAAGCATCTCTGCTCGATCTGTGGCGATCGGGCCAGCGGCAAACATTACGGTGTCTATAG CTGCGAGGGATGCAAAGGATTCTTCAAGCGAACGGTACGCAAGGACCTGTCGTACGCGTGCCGGGAGGATAAAAACTGTACGATAGACAAACGCCAAAGAAACCGCTGCCAGTACTGCCGGTACCAGAAATGTTTGGCCTGCGGCATGAAGCGCGAAGCGGTCCAGGAGGAACGGCAGCGCAGCTCCAAATTTTCGATGAAG TCCGAAGAAATCaactcgaccagctcggtgcGGGACGTTGTGGTTGATCGGTTCCTCGAGGCTGAGCAGATCGGCGAACAGAAGAGTGGCGACAATGCCATACCATACCTGCGCGTTGGCCAGAATTCTATGATTCCATCAGAGTACAAG GGCGCCGTATCGCATTTATGTCAGATGGTGAACAAGCAGATCTACCAGCTAATCGAGTTTGCCCGACGGCTGCCAAACTTTTCGAATCTGCCACGCGAGGACCAGGTGACGTTGCTGCGCAGCGGCTGGAACGAGATGCTGATTGCGTCCGTCGCCTGGCGAAGTATGGAG TATATTGAAACGGAACGGCCACCGGACGGCAGAAACGATGGCCGCGTTACTATCCGGCAGCCGCAGCTGATGTGCTTGGGACCGAACTTTACGCTGCACCGGAACAGTGCCCAGCAGGCCGGCGTCGACTCCCTGTTCGATCGCATCCTGTGCGAGCTGGCGATCAAAATGAAAAGACTGGACGTGAACCGGGCCGAGCTGGGCATACTGAAGGCGATCATACTGTTCAACTCCG ATATACGGGGCCTAAAGTGTCGGAAGGAGATCGACCAGATGCGGGAGAAAATTTACGCCTGCCTGGACGAGTACTGCAAAACGCAACACCCGTCGGAGGATGGCCGGTTCGCGCAGCTGCTGCTACGGTTGCCCGCCCTCCGCTCGATCAGCCTCAAGTGCATCGATCATCTGAACTTCCTGCGATTGCTCGGCGACAAGCAGCTCGATAACTTCATCATCGAGATGCTGGACACGCCGTTGTAG
- the LOC120948564 gene encoding protein ultraspiracle homolog isoform X1, whose amino-acid sequence MHRAPVVIMLKKEKPMLSVAAIIQAQGRWDRSLAGLAGTYQGFDAALVGHMGPLSPPDLKPDLKPDISLLNGSGGGPFSPGNNCGPGSPGSGGFNSVVLQQQNALVVGGALGNGTGQQNLLVGGGSQQQQQQQQQGSNGGGGGSGPNTPSNITQQYPPNHPLSGSKHLCSICGDRASGKHYGVYSCEGCKGFFKRTVRKDLSYACREDKNCTIDKRQRNRCQYCRYQKCLACGMKREAVQEERQRSSKFSMKSEEINSTSSVRDVVVDRFLEAEQIGEQKSGDNAIPYLRVGQNSMIPSEYKGAVSHLCQMVNKQIYQLIEFARRLPNFSNLPREDQVTLLRSGWNEMLIASVAWRSMEYIETERPPDGRNDGRVTIRQPQLMCLGPNFTLHRNSAQQAGVDSLFDRILCELAIKMKRLDVNRAELGILKAIILFNSDIRGLKCRKEIDQMREKIYACLDEYCKTQHPSEDGRFAQLLLRLPALRSISLKCIDHLNFLRLLGDKQLDNFIIEMLDTPL is encoded by the exons GTTTTGATGCAGCGCTGGTCGGTCACATGGGCCCGCTGTCACCGCCCGATCTGAAGCCCGACCTGAAGCCGGACATTTCGCTGCTGAACGGAAGTGGCGGTGGACCGTTCTCGCCCGGCAACAACTGTGGCCCGGGCAGCCCGGGCAGTGGCGGCTTCAACTCGGTCGTCCTGCAGCAACAGAATGCGCTCGTTGTGGGTGGGGCACTCGGAAATGGGACGGGACAGCAGAATCTGCTCGTTGGAGGTGGttcccagcaacagcagcagcagcagcagcagggaagcAATGGAGGTGGAGGTGGCAGTGGACCGAACACTCCCTCCAACATCACGCAGCAGTACCCGCCCAACCATCCGCTCAGCGGCTCGAAGCATCTCTGCTCGATCTGTGGCGATCGGGCCAGCGGCAAACATTACGGTGTCTATAG CTGCGAGGGATGCAAAGGATTCTTCAAGCGAACGGTACGCAAGGACCTGTCGTACGCGTGCCGGGAGGATAAAAACTGTACGATAGACAAACGCCAAAGAAACCGCTGCCAGTACTGCCGGTACCAGAAATGTTTGGCCTGCGGCATGAAGCGCGAAGCGGTCCAGGAGGAACGGCAGCGCAGCTCCAAATTTTCGATGAAG TCCGAAGAAATCaactcgaccagctcggtgcGGGACGTTGTGGTTGATCGGTTCCTCGAGGCTGAGCAGATCGGCGAACAGAAGAGTGGCGACAATGCCATACCATACCTGCGCGTTGGCCAGAATTCTATGATTCCATCAGAGTACAAG GGCGCCGTATCGCATTTATGTCAGATGGTGAACAAGCAGATCTACCAGCTAATCGAGTTTGCCCGACGGCTGCCAAACTTTTCGAATCTGCCACGCGAGGACCAGGTGACGTTGCTGCGCAGCGGCTGGAACGAGATGCTGATTGCGTCCGTCGCCTGGCGAAGTATGGAG TATATTGAAACGGAACGGCCACCGGACGGCAGAAACGATGGCCGCGTTACTATCCGGCAGCCGCAGCTGATGTGCTTGGGACCGAACTTTACGCTGCACCGGAACAGTGCCCAGCAGGCCGGCGTCGACTCCCTGTTCGATCGCATCCTGTGCGAGCTGGCGATCAAAATGAAAAGACTGGACGTGAACCGGGCCGAGCTGGGCATACTGAAGGCGATCATACTGTTCAACTCCG ATATACGGGGCCTAAAGTGTCGGAAGGAGATCGACCAGATGCGGGAGAAAATTTACGCCTGCCTGGACGAGTACTGCAAAACGCAACACCCGTCGGAGGATGGCCGGTTCGCGCAGCTGCTGCTACGGTTGCCCGCCCTCCGCTCGATCAGCCTCAAGTGCATCGATCATCTGAACTTCCTGCGATTGCTCGGCGACAAGCAGCTCGATAACTTCATCATCGAGATGCTGGACACGCCGTTGTAG